TTATTTGAGGCCCATTGACGTAGATGGAAGCccccatttctagctaaatcaatcaACTCATTGCGTAAGTTGATTGCTTCATTGAAGGTAGATGCGCCGGTGAGCAAATCATCGACATAGAAATCTTCTTTAAAGGTTCGCGACGCATTCGGAAATCTGATCTGTTCATCTTCGGCTAGTTGCTGTAGACATCGTACCGCTAAAAAAGGAGCCGAAGCGGTTCCATACGTGACCTGTATTTAATTGGAACGTTTTGATTGACTCTTCCTTCGAATCGCGCcataatattttttgaaatttcgcATCATCGGGATGCATTTTAATCTGCCTAAACATTTTTTCTATGTCTGCTGTCAGGACGAACATGTGAAAGCGAAATCGTAGTAAAATTGCCCATAAGTTATCTTGAATGGTGGGACCGACCAAAAGTGCGTCATTTAAGGATACGCCCGATGAGGATTTAGCCGAGGCATCGAAAACTACCCTGACCTTAGTAGTGAAGCTGCACTCCTTTATTACCGCGTGGTGCGGTAAGTAAAACTCCTTGCCATCTCGTGCATCACTGACTTCTGTCATGTGGCCTAATGCTAGATATTCTGACAGGAATTGTTTGTAATGTATAAGAAGATCAGGGTCTTTGCAGAATTTGCGTTCGAGTGAATAAAATCTCTTGAATATCGTTAAATGGCAAGCGCACGATATAGCGTCCATGTACATCGCGAACTGTATTTTCAACGAAGTGATTTTCACATGCCTGTTCTTCGCTAGATAAATTTTTGCGCTCTGCTATTTCTTCTATCTCCCAAAACTTTGTTAGCGCATTGTCTAAGGAGGATGCGTGCAGTGATCTTGAGGGTTTTCCCTTTGCTACTTGTTCTTCTTTGGTTGTAGCTCCCGTGACTATCCAACCTACTAATGTTTCTTGAATGATAATATTTTGTGCACAAAGTTTGATTCGTCCCAAACATAAAAGTGTGAAAAACAGTTGATTCCCGAGAATTGCATCTATTGGGCCCGGAATATTGAACTCAGGATCAGCTAACGTTATTTCGGTCGGAATATCAATTTCGGTACGTTTTACCTGGCGCGAAGGTAGCATTCCAGTGATGGAAGGAAGCGTCACTAAAGTTACCGTATCATTAAATTGGGTGGTGCGTGATTTAATTACGGCATTGACCAGATATTTGACGCGGGTCTCGACATTGGCAATTCCACCTACCGAAGAATCTATTTCCCGTTTTCTCAATTGTAACTTATCGGCCATTCTTTCGGTTATGAAATTTGTTTGTGAACCGCTGTCTAACAGCACACGACAATCGTGTTCACTCTTATCGCGAGTTACAAAGGTAACGATCGCTGTCCCTAATAATACTTCGTTGCGACTATTAACGGCAAAGGATCTCAAAGTTTGTGGCATGGATGATGGGGAGGTGGGTCTCTCAATCTCTGATTGACTATTAGTTTCCCTTTCCGCAATATGTAGAAGAGTATGATGTTTTTTACCACACTTTTTGCAGTTAGTGTATCTACAATAGGCGACTGTGTGGCCGCTCCGCAAGCAATTGATGCATAATTTTCCCCTTTTGATGATGTCTAAGCGATCTCCAGGGGTTACTTCTAAAAGTTTCGAACAGCTTGAAA
This sequence is a window from Megalopta genalis isolate 19385.01 unplaced genomic scaffold, iyMegGena1_principal scaffold0117, whole genome shotgun sequence. Protein-coding genes within it:
- the LOC143262357 gene encoding uncharacterized protein LOC143262357, giving the protein MADKLQLRKREIDSSVGGIANVETRVKYLVNAVIKSRTTQFNDTVTLVTLPSITGMLPSRQVKRTEIDIPTEITLADPEFNIPGPIDAILGNQLFFTLLCLGRIKLCAQNIIIQETLVGWIVTGATTKEEQFAMYMDAISCACHLTIFKRFYSLERKFCKDPDLLIHYKQFLSEYLALGHMTEVSDARDGKEFYLPHHAVIKECSFTTKVRVTYGTASAPFLAVRCLQQLAEDEQIRFPNASRTFKEDFYVDDLLTGASTFNEAINLRNELIDLARNGGFHLRQWASNNHKLISDLKDHDDRQAICLDLSQTKKTLGVFWNPSSDS